Sequence from the Phragmites australis chromosome 11, lpPhrAust1.1, whole genome shotgun sequence genome:
ctcttggGCTCGGTTGGGGGAAGACGAGAGCAcgagggtgagagagagagagagagagagagagagagagagagagagagagagagggagagggtgtgCATGTGAGAGAGTGACTTAAGGGTGAGGGGCTGATGTGCAGCCGTGTGGGAGAGGGGAAAAGGAGAGGGGGTGTGGGTCTAGCTAGGTGGGCCTCACGTGTTAGAGAGGGAAGCTATTTCAGCTGTAATTTCTATCCTTTTCTCTCCCCATTTTATTAACCCAATTTGAAGTGCTCTAATGCTtcaaaaattctaggaatttcTATGCTACATTTATGAAACGAGATGAACCCAATTTAatttggattcacccaaaacaCTTGtgcaaaactaaaataaaactcGAATTATTTTCAAAACATTTAGCAAAACTTAAGCCACCATATGAACTACCAAGTGCCAAACAAATGCTCAagattaaacatgatgcttataaTGCCTGTTTTTGCCTAATTACATGCTTACGGAATTTGGGGCGTGACAAAGGCTCTCTCTAGACTTGCTAGTACTTTTGCTATAGTGTGTAACGAAGGTGCTAGTGACAACATTTGCCATGTTTGTCAACTTGGTCGTCATGTCTGCCTGATGTTTGCCACTTTGTGCTCTCGTGCTCTCTAGAATTTTGATTTAGTACACTGTGATCTTTAGACTTCTCCAATTGACAGTGTCTATGGATACAAATACTATCTCGTAATTCTGGATGATTGTTCTCACTTTATTTGAATGTTTCCATTAAGCCTCAAGTCTGACACGTTTTCCACATTGTCTAACCTTTTTTCGTATGTGGCTACTCAGTTCGGCAGTACAATCAAGAGTGTCCAATGCGACAATGGTCGTTAGTTCGATGCCACCTATGGCCAACTCACACACAATGGTCACGCACGGCAAGCAGGGTGTGCCAGTCCAAGCAGTGCCTCAACCTGCATGTTGATGCTTTATCCCTAATTTCCAAGACTTATCGGATAGCTCTTACTAATCCTCACTAGCATGTTGCCATGGAGGAGGAATATGTGGCACTTCTAGCCAATAATACTTGGGATCTCGTGCCATGTCTATCTTGTGGAAATATTGTCACTGGAAAGTAGATTTTTTGTCACAAGCTGAAGGCTGATGGCACACTTGACAGGTATAAGGCGCGTTGGGTTCTCCATGGTTTCATACATCATCCTAGTGTGGATTTTGATAAGACTTTTAGTCCTATTGTGAAGCCCACCATTGCTCGGATGGTCTTCTCCCTCGCACTCTCTTGGGTTTGGCCTATTTATCAACTAGATGTGAAGAATGCGTTCCTCCATGGCACCTTGACTGAGATTGTCTGTTGCTCTCAGTCGACCGGTTTTGTTGATAGCGCTCGCCTGGATTTTGTCTACCACCTCAATAAATCCCTTAATGGACAGAAGTAGGCTTCGCATGCATGTTATAATCAATTTGCTTCCTACCCCGTCTCCCTTGGTTTTGTTGAAGCTAAATCGGACACCTCTCTCTTCATTTATCATTGCGGCACCGACATAGTGTACCTGCTCCTATATatggatgatattattttgaCAGCATCTTTGGTTGGGCTCCTTCGTTGGGTCATATCAGCATTACAATGGGAATTTTTTATGAAAGATATTGTGATCTACATCATTTTCTAGGCGTTGTTGTTCACCGACGTACTAATGGGCTCTTTCTCTCCTAGAACCAATACAAGTCAGATAACTTAGAGCATGCCGGTATATCTGATTGCAAGCCTTGCAGCACTCCTATGGACGCTCACTCCAAGGTCTCTTCTGCTGGCCCGCCTATGACCGATTCGACCTAGATACCATAGTCTAACCAGTACTTTCCAGTATCTCACATTCACTCGCCCATATATTGCTTATGTTGCACAACATGTTtgtctccacatgcatgacccAAGGGAGCCCCATCTCACTGCAGTGAAGCGGATTCTCCACTATATTTGTGGCACATAGGATCATGGCCTTCTTCTACATCAGTCCTCTCCAGTGGAGCTCATTGTCTACTCTGACGTTGACTAGGCAGGTTGCCTAGACACCTGCAAGTCCACCTTGGGCTATGTTGTGTTCTTTGGTGACAACCTCATCACCTGGTCCTTCAAGTGCCAGATCACGGTGTCTCATTCCAGTGGTAGAGGTTGAGTACAAGGCTATCACTAATGCTGCGGCAGAGGCCTCCTGGCTGCGCCAACTTCTTCAGGAGCTCCATACCCCTCCACGACGTGCTCCAATTGTATACTACAACAACATCGATGCAGTCTATATCTCGACCAAACATGTCGAGATTGACCTTCATTTCATTTGGGAGTGCATCGTCATCGAAGATCTTCGTGTGCTTCATGTTCCGACATCCTCACAATAGCCCCAACTACACTGGCCACCCTGCCTGCCGACAGGGCAACACAGCAGGGTTTTGGGGTCTATGGTTGTGTTGGGGCGGCACAACGAAGTTGTAAAGGGCGTTCGGCATGAGGGCGGTGCGGTGGAGCAGGGATGGGTGGCTGGCATGAAGGAGAGATGGAGCTGGTTGAGCGAGAGCATGGGCATCCTGTTTGAGAAGAGGAGTCGGTTTTCAGCACGACTTAACCCAGTGTTATTCTCCTACTACTAACTGCACACATGTTTCACTCACGTGGAATCAATTTAGTATATAGCAATCTAAAGAATTAAAACAATATAGCATTACAAAAGAGAGATAGGCATACACAAAATTCATAACATAATCATGTAATTTCAAGTTGGAGGAGAATGACGAGTATCTGGACAAAAGGGTATAGGGGACTATCTCGTTAGGAGTTGGTCATCCATAGCAACATTGTAAGGAGGATCAAAATGGTGACCGATTTGTGAGGGATGCCAATAATTCTCGTATAGTATCttggtgaaaaaataatatGACGAAGGTGACTTCCGTGGTAGATAGTGGTGGAGGCGACGTGCGAGCGGTGACACACCCTCTTCGGAAAACCAGCGCTAGGCAAAGTGCAGGAGACAGCGCACCCTCTTGAGAAACCCAGCGCTGTGGGTCAAGTGTGCGAGGCGGCGCACTTCTAAATATTGAAGGTAAATAATAGGAGATTGaatatatggaagataaatattagatgtttatgtatgaaaggtaaataatgagatattgaatgtatttttagaaatagGAATGGGATCCAACTTTCCTCAATAACTATTTGATCAATTTAGatagatgatgtagattaaTCAGATCTACTACAAGCgtatattttataggagtatagattgTTATTTCTACGTTTTTCTAATGTAATGTAAGCTGTAGTGACGCCTCGTGCATGTTGTAATTTGCTACTCTTTTCTTATATCAATGAAATGAATGGCGCGCTTACCCgttttctcaaaaaagaaaaacaatactACGCTATAAACAGATGGAACACAGCAAAAGTGCAATTTGCGTGATGGAGCAGGAAAAGCATTTTCCTTGAAAATTTAGGTACGCTAAACACAACTATTTGAATTGCAAATGATCAAACTTGATCTTTGATTAaactttttattaaaaaaactagaattGCGACTTGAAACCATGACTTTTAACTTTTTGCGGTAACCATCAAAGGTGGTGTGTCACGGGAGTAGTTATTCTTTGTAGAGATAGAGGATAGGCTGCAATTTGTGGACGGGTAAAGGTATACgtataaaaaagattttttgcACGAATATGCTACCAGCTTGACCTTGATGGTTACCAAGCAAAATATAGTCATGTGCCTAAACCCGTGTAATCAGAACTCACTAACCTGATTAAGCCCCAACTATCAACCAGTAAATGAGTGACACGTGGCTTTTGTACTGCATTCATAAAAACATTTTTCATACGTATACGCAGTACTCTTTGTGGACCAATCAAGAGGAATGATGGTGCTTGGGGAACATGACGTTTCGGAAACAAGTTGCTGCCCTTGatgggcggaggcggcggcatCGGCGAGGGTCCACACTAGTGGTGTAGGGCTATGATGTGCATCAACGCAATGTACAATTGGCAAAAATCTGTAATGGTTCGTCATCGTGTGGTCGGGGGTTGGGCACCGGCAAATTAGAAATTAAGTTTCACGAATTATTTCATAAATCTGGAGAACTTAAAGCAAATGATTTGCTCCTGACCTCAGCAGTTATTTATGTTTATTTACATCAATCAAATTAGAGACCCACTcgacaaattcaaatttgattcaAACCAATCCATCGCAACGCTTTCAATAATGAATATGCACAAACCCAATCCAACAATGAAAATCGTCTCTCCAACAATTGAACACCCAACaaccaaaagaaagaaaaattcgCTTATGCATATATACTTAGACGTAGTTCGACCGGATCATATGGAGACGCTGTTGGGTATCCCTTTGCCGGTGATCCCCTTCTCCTGGCCGCCGACGTTGCCGACGTCCGGGAACAGCAGCATGTACGGCACCTTTGCTGGGCCCCTCCGGTTCTTGAGCCTCGGGTTCCTGTTCCTCTCCGCCACCCGCTTCTCCACCTGCCGGAGGTCCTCCCGGAACCGGTCTAGCAGCTGCAGCACCTCGCCGTCGTCCGTCCACGCCGCCGTGGCGCGCTGGCCCAGGTACAGCTCGTCGGAGGTGTGGTTCGACAGCACCTCGATGAGCGCAAGCCCCAGTGTGGAAGTGAACCGGTCCGGCACCATCTCCAGAAAGAATTTCTCCGGGTCGGCCTCCAGCTGCGCCATCTCCGGCGAACCCGGCAGCGGCACGAACCGCCGGCACCGGGTTGGCCGGTTAGGCATGAACCCCGCGTAACCGTACTGGCCGAAGTTGACGGCGGCGTGGAGTGCCGACGCAATCCAGATGAGCGTGGACAGCGTCTCCGCGAGGTGGGCCACGGTGTCGAGCTCCAGCCAGCACGCACGGTCGCCCTGCCGGTCGCCGTGGCCCACGCGGCGGACGTCGTTCCACCACTCCTGCAGCTCCGCGTCGCCGGACACCGCCGCGTCCGAGTGATACACGTGGGCGCAATAGCTCTGCACCCACCCCTCGATGGCGCGCCAGATGTCCAGGCCGTCCACGGCGTACGGGTAGTCCTCGATGTGCAGGGACACGCCGCCGTTGGGATCCTTGGACGCCATCCCCCTGCAAATACGCACCAATCAACAGGTGCATTGCATTTGCATCAAGGCAATGTTGAAGAACAATTAATGGTGTCTCATGGTAATTCCAAATTTTCATGTGATTAACAACAAATTAATTTGTAGCAGTACCTCTTGATGAGTTCATTTGGCAGGGACTGCTCAGTGAACCTCCATTCCCCATAGATGGCCGAAGACATCTCCATGGCGTACTTACCCTGGTACATGGTCCTCTCAAGGAGCCCACCTGCACTCAGAAGGATGCTCCTGGCCAAGGTGTTGATCTGCATATTGTCCTTGAAGTGTGGTTCCAGGAGCTTGTGGATCGGGTGCATCGCGCTCAGCTGCCTCTTCGTCGCGATGATGAATGGCTCCACCGCCGCATGCGTGAACAGCCTGTTGATGCATATATACATCAAGAAGATGGTGATATGAACTTTTTTGGTTTCGGAACCAGAATTTCAGCTTAGAGTTTTAGGAACAGAGGAAGACCTTGCTTCTTGAACtcaaatagaaaattttgatcACAAAAGAAGATGTTTTCATCTGAATACTGAAACTTTCATCTGAACCACTAAAGACGCCATAACTTCTACTCATACTATTTAGTATTTACCAAAGAAACAATATACTAGATCAGTAAGAATTATTAATTAGCTAGGCATTATTTTTATCGGGACTAATTAATTAGTTATGGCATTGATTCCTCATTTCGCAATACGTACTTAGGatttcaaaaaataatgatgtaaatatttcaaaaaagagaagagaatgaACTAAAGTTGTCGACCATCATGCCAACTGAAGAAAAAGCAGTAAGGTGCAGACGACTCATTTGCAATATGCAATCTTTCAGGTTTATACTGATCACTAAATCTTGTGATGTTTACTCACCAGTGGCTAATTAGCTGATGGTAGCCTGAATCATTAACAGAAACATGGGCCTTAGCAAGCTGCCACAGATGTGCTTCAGTCCCCTGTCTGTCTGGGAGGAAGATCCTACTGATCTCTCCGTCGCCCGTGCCGTCACTAGGAAGGCTCAGCTCTATCACAACAGGTTTCAGGGTCCCATCGTTCTTCAGGAAGAGCAGCGTCCGCGAGGCGTAGATGCACACCCCCAGTGTGTTGATGCGCCTCAGGTACGGCATCAGATAGTCATGATGGTCCAGAATATATAGCCTCTTCTGATCTATTGCCTGTAGTTCAATGTGCAAGTAAAAAAGAGGGACAGTGGATGCTTCCAATGTGTTCCCTAGAAGGAAATATGAACATAATAGTTTTCTGAATGTTTGAGGAATAGGGTTACTCTAACCATATCGGCAGTTAGGCCTTCAAGTTGACCCATGATATGCGCCACGGTAATTGCGCTCTGCTTCCCTCCAGTACCAACCGGTGGAAACACCTGGTGTGGGAATAAGATGCGAAGAACAAGTTACTATCGTATCATCCACTTGTAGGCATGCAAACAAACGTTTGGGGCCaaacaaatttgaaattttcaaTGAAGATGGCTGTTGTTTACTTCCAATCTCCTGATCACAACCGGGTTGAGCCCCGCGAGCATCTCCCTTGCAAATTCCTCGTCGGTCCTCCAAGCCTCTTGATCATCTGCACCATCCAAGATATACCAAACCTCAAATtgattcaagaaacaaaccaagaTTGTTCTTGTTTTCAGCATGTTATTTCTATCGGTCAGTGTCATTTCACATACGCTCGATGACTTGTGGGACGGGGAACTTGACGGGCGTCTCCTTGACCATCTTGGACACCTGCTTGTAGGTCTTCTGCGACGGCACGGAGGACTTGAGCCTGTCCATCACAACGCCCTCCACGGCCGTCTGTGGCGGCTTGCTGTACATGTCCTTCTTCAGCTGCTCAATGGACTTGAAGTTGTTGATGTCCCCCTGGAACAGCGCCTTCGCCTCCGGGATCACGAAGTGCGTCACCGCCTGCACCGCCAGCGTCAGTACCTCGGCCAACTTCGTCGGGTTGAACCGCTCGTCCGGTGGGATGTAGAAGTCCAGGTTGATCAGGTGCTTGCGCGTCTCCGTCATGCCATCTTCGATTCGTTGCAAGAATTGTAAGTTTCAGTCGGATTGAACATGGCTGTGCCATGGAGGAATGGAGGTGCTATGGTTGTACCTGTCTTGCTGAGGGCTCGACCGGTGCGGCAGCGACGCGGGTAGGGGTACGTGGTGGTACCGCCGAGCACCGGCCGGGCGTGATCCTCCTTGTCGGGGTTGCCGAGGTCGTTGTAGAAGTCGTAGTCGTAGATGCGCTCCCAGTCCTTGCGCTCTCCGCGACCGTTCCCTTTCAGGGTCCgcagctcctcctcccgcaGCTGCCGCAGCGCCTCCGGGGTTTTGTCCGGCAGGTAACTCTGCCATCAGCAGGTAAGCTCGATGATCAGTTCCACGCTGTGAATTATTGTACGCGCATCCGATCAGTTCACCCAAAAACTTAAGCTCAGTTGGATTCCTGCTCAGTTTCCCACCGTGTTGATGAAGAAGACGCGGTCGGTGTTGGTTTTCTTGGAAGGGTACACCCACGAGTTGCACTCGAAGTGGATGCTCCGGTCCTCGGCGAGCTCCAGCTGCACGTGCCGGAGGAAGAACTGGTCATTCTTGCCGTTCTTGACAACGACGGCGCCCGGCGTTCCGAACTCGGTGTCGACGAAGAACGTCACCTGGTACGTCATCGTGCTCGTCTTCCCGGGGCCGTGCTTCGTCTTCTTGCCGCCCCGCAGCGGCGCTTCCAAGCTCAGCCTCCCCTTCCCCGAGTCTGCAGTTGCGCACAAACAAAAGTTTTAGACACGAGTGGTGAAATCAGAGGTAGTGGAAGTGCGTCAC
This genomic interval carries:
- the LOC133885232 gene encoding linoleate 9S-lipoxygenase 2-like — its product is MQMPFCPKLWDRNPTPAPKNHVAINGTVVVSCHFGLSVPGKTTTLRLYSSTQIDHNSGKGRLSLEAPLRGGKKTKHGPGKTSTMTYQVTFFVDTEFGTPGAVVVKNGKNDQFFLRHVQLELAEDRSIHFECNSWVYPSKKTNTDRVFFINTSYLPDKTPEALRQLREEELRTLKGNGRGERKDWERIYDYDFYNDLGNPDKEDHARPVLGGTTTYPYPRRCRTGRALSKTDGMTETRKHLINLDFYIPPDERFNPTKLAEVLTLAVQAVTHFVIPEAKALFQGDINNFKSIEQLKKDMYSKPPQTAVEGVVMDRLKSSVPSQKTYKQVSKMVKETPVKFPVPQVIEHDQEAWRTDEEFAREMLAGLNPVVIRRLEVFPPVGTGGKQSAITVAHIMGQLEGLTADMAIDQKRLYILDHHDYLMPYLRRINTLGVCIYASRTLLFLKNDGTLKPVVIELSLPSDGTGDGEISRIFLPDRQGTEAHLWQLAKAHVSVNDSGYHQLISHWLFTHAAVEPFIIATKRQLSAMHPIHKLLEPHFKDNMQINTLARSILLSAGGLLERTMYQGKYAMEMSSAIYGEWRFTEQSLPNELIKRGMASKDPNGGVSLHIEDYPYAVDGLDIWRAIEGWVQSYCAHVYHSDAAVSGDAELQEWWNDVRRVGHGDRQGDRACWLELDTVAHLAETLSTLIWIASALHAAVNFGQYGYAGFMPNRPTRCRRFVPLPGSPEMAQLEADPEKFFLEMVPDRFTSTLGLALIEVLSNHTSDELYLGQRATAAWTDDGEVLQLLDRFREDLRQVEKRVAERNRNPRLKNRRGPAKVPYMLLFPDVGNVGGQEKGITGKGIPNSVSI